GCCTGGTGCAGAGTTGTTGGATGGGAAGTATCATAATAAAAATAGCTACTTGAATTAGTGATTCAATCCTAAGGGCGCAAATATTTGCGCCCTTTTTTATTTTATATCATTTGCTTACCTGAGTTATATTGTAGTGATAACACTGTGTCGGAGGTTAAATATTGTATTGTTAATTTAATTTTAATAATTTTTATTCTTGCAATAAGCCGTTGAGATAAAAAATAGGGTTCACTATATTTAACAATATGAATGGTTTTTTATCTTGCAAGTAAAGTAATCATTATTCCTGCTGCGACTATTGCTCCGATTGCCCCAGCGATATTTGGACCCATTGCATGCATAAGCAAAAAATTACCAGGATTTTCTTCCTGCCCTACTCTTTGAGAAATCCTTGCTGCCATTGGTACGGCAGATACTCCAGCGGATCCAATGAGGGGATTGACCTTGCCCTTCGTGAAATAATACAAAAGTTTAGCAAAGAGTAAGCCTCCTATCGTACTTGTAACAAAAGCAATGATTCCAAGACCAATAATAATAAGAGTTCCCTTTGTTAAAAATTTATCTGCCTGCATTGTGGACCCGATAGTAGTTGCAATAAGAATTACGAGAACATCCATAAATTGATTGCTAACTGTTTTTGCAAGCCTATCAGTAACTCCACTTTCTCTGAGAAGATTACCCAACATAAACATTCCAATTAACAAAGAAGCTTCCGGGATAATTATGGAAACTATGAGCGATATAAAAATAGGAAAAAGAATTTTTTCAACTTTGGAAACAGGGCGTAACTGTTCCATTACAACGCTTCTTTCTTTTTTTGTAGTGAGCAATCGCATAATCGGGGGTTGAATGATTGGAATAAGCGCCATATACATATATGCTGCGACAGCAATTGGGCCTAGCAGGTGAGGAGCAAGTTTAATTGCGGTATATATTGTTGCTGGCCCAGTAGCTCCTCCAATGATTCCTATTGCTCCTGCTTCCATGAGGCTAAAATTTGACATGCTTGCGATAAAAAATGTGATAAAAATTCCAATTTGTGCCGAAGCCCCTATCAATAAAGTTATTGGATTTGCAATCAAAGGACCAAAATCTGTAAGAGCGCCGACACCTAAAAATATTAAAACTGGTATAATTTCCGTTTGTATTAAATAAGTGTATATTAATTCAAAGAATCCTCCTTTTTCAAGTAAAGCAGCACCTAAGGGAAGGTTTGATAATATGCAGCCAAACCCAATTGGAAGGAGAAGAAGTGGCTCTGCCTTTTTAAAAATTGCAAGGTAGATTAGGAATAATCCTATCCCAATCATTAGTAATTCTCCCCAGGTAATACTGTAAAATCCATTTTGTCTAAATAAGTTTATGACAAGACTTTGCATATTTTTCCCCTATCTTTCTAATTCAATCAATTTTTGGCCCGTTATAACATAATCACCTGAATTCATAAAAATTTCTTTAATCTTTCCATTTTCTGGTGCAAAAATTTCATTTTCCATTTTCATTGCCTCTATTACAAGTAGTAAGCCTCCTTGTTTTACTGCGTCTCCTTTTTTAACATTCACGGAGAGTACTTTTCCTGGAAGTGGCGCTGCTACGATACTTGCTCCACTTTTGGAAACATCTTTTGTTTTTATCGATATTGGTTCTGTTTTAATTGTATTAGCAGGAGTATCAGTAATTTCTTTTTCATAGGGTTTTTTTGCTTGAGTTTCGGCAACTTTAGGTTTTTCAATTTTGCTATCTTCTTTATTTATTTGAGTAACAACTCGTTGTGGTCCAATTTCACTAATTTCGACTTCAAATGTTTCTCCATCTACTGTAACTTTAAATTTTTTACCCATTTTTCCACCTCTTTATCTTTAATTTTTCATATGATTTATTTTTGGAGAATTTTCTTTTAGTCAACCTTACTTTGTAGGTTTGATTTAAATATTGATATAGTGCTGCACTTATTGCTGCAATTTTTCTCTTATCTATTTCACTCTTTATCCCCTTCAGTGGGACAGATACAAACTGTGCCGGTTCTTTTTCTTTTCTGTAAAATATGAATGTAAATAAAATGAGTAAACCATATAGTACTCCAAGCACAACAAACACCCCTATTTGTCCCATGATACTAAATAAAACTATTTCACTAATTAGATCAATTTTCATGTCTAACTTGTCTCTTATTAAAGAGGAATATTCCCATGTTTTTTCTGGACAGGCTCTTCGCTTTTTGTTCTCAGGAATTCAAGTGCCTTGCCAATTACAGCTCTTGTGTCTTTCGGATCTATTATATCGTCAACATATCCTCTTTCAGCTGCTTTAAATGGATTTGCAAATTGGTCTCTATATTCTTTAATTTTCTCCTCTCTTACCGCTTCCGGGTTTTCAGCATTTTTAATTTCTTTTCTAAATATTATATTAGCGGCACCTTCAGCTCCCATTACTGCTATTTCTGCCTGTGGATAGGCAAAAACCATATCTGCTCCGAGATGCCTTGCACACATGGCTATGTATGCACCTCCAAATGCTTTACGCATTATGACTGTAACCTTTGGGACGGTGGCTTCAGAGAATGCATACAAAACTTTTGCACCGTGTCGTATTACACCTCGATGTTCTTGATCTGTTCCCGGTAAAAACCCTGGGGTATCCACAAATGTTACAAACGGAATGTTGAAAGCATCGCAGAATCTTACAAATCGTGCAATTTTATCTGAAGCATTAATATCAAGGACGCCTGCCATATATTCGGCTTGGTTGGCCACTATTCCTATTGCTCTGCCACCAATACGTGCAAAGCCTATTACTACGTTTTTTGCAAATAATGATTGAACTTCCAAAAAATCTCCATTATCTACAACTTTTTTGATTACATCTCTAACATCATAGCTTTTTGATGGATCAATTGGGACTATATTTCTGAGTTCTAATTCTTCTCTTTCAACAGGGTCACCGGTATCTATAATCTTAGGCTCTTGCAAATAATTATCAGGCAGGAATGACAAAAGTTTCTTGAGTGTTTCTAT
This region of Caldisericota bacterium genomic DNA includes:
- a CDS encoding carboxyl transferase domain-containing protein; the protein is MKKNGLIINLEEKKAALKKGGGEKATEKQHARGKLTARERIELLVDSGTFQEFDLFVKTRSTYFGLDKKSIPADGIVTGTGYVNGRRIALFAQDFTVVGGSLGEMYALKTTKMQDLAMKLGIPIIGMNDSGGARIQEGIDSLYGYGEIFRRNTKTSGVIPQITIMMGPTAGGAVYSPAIMDFIIMTEKATTYITGPEVVKSVTGEQVGHEELGGGLVHNTKSGVAHFLAKDDKDAIETLKKLLSFLPDNYLQEPKIIDTGDPVEREELELRNIVPIDPSKSYDVRDVIKKVVDNGDFLEVQSLFAKNVVIGFARIGGRAIGIVANQAEYMAGVLDINASDKIARFVRFCDAFNIPFVTFVDTPGFLPGTDQEHRGVIRHGAKVLYAFSEATVPKVTVIMRKAFGGAYIAMCARHLGADMVFAYPQAEIAVMGAEGAANIIFRKEIKNAENPEAVREEKIKEYRDQFANPFKAAERGYVDDIIDPKDTRAVIGKALEFLRTKSEEPVQKKHGNIPL
- a CDS encoding OadG family protein, producing the protein MKIDLISEIVLFSIMGQIGVFVVLGVLYGLLILFTFIFYRKEKEPAQFVSVPLKGIKSEIDKRKIAAISAALYQYLNQTYKVRLTKRKFSKNKSYEKLKIKRWKNG
- a CDS encoding biotin/lipoyl-containing protein gives rise to the protein MGKKFKVTVDGETFEVEISEIGPQRVVTQINKEDSKIEKPKVAETQAKKPYEKEITDTPANTIKTEPISIKTKDVSKSGASIVAAPLPGKVLSVNVKKGDAVKQGGLLLVIEAMKMENEIFAPENGKIKEIFMNSGDYVITGQKLIELER
- a CDS encoding sodium ion-translocating decarboxylase subunit beta, which produces MQSLVINLFRQNGFYSITWGELLMIGIGLFLIYLAIFKKAEPLLLLPIGFGCILSNLPLGAALLEKGGFFELIYTYLIQTEIIPVLIFLGVGALTDFGPLIANPITLLIGASAQIGIFITFFIASMSNFSLMEAGAIGIIGGATGPATIYTAIKLAPHLLGPIAVAAYMYMALIPIIQPPIMRLLTTKKERSVVMEQLRPVSKVEKILFPIFISLIVSIIIPEASLLIGMFMLGNLLRESGVTDRLAKTVSNQFMDVLVILIATTIGSTMQADKFLTKGTLIIIGLGIIAFVTSTIGGLLFAKLLYYFTKGKVNPLIGSAGVSAVPMAARISQRVGQEENPGNFLLMHAMGPNIAGAIGAIVAAGIMITLLAR